In Flavobacterium cerinum, one genomic interval encodes:
- a CDS encoding NAD(P)-dependent oxidoreductase, translating into MKIGLIKERKNPPDRRVVFSPSELVKLKELYPQTEIKVEASDIRIFKDEEYKALGFEVTDDMSDCDVLLGVKEVPVDALIPDKKYFFFSHTIKKQPYNKKLLVACLEKNIRLIDHETIVNETNHRLIGFGRYAGIVGAYNGFRAFGIKFDLFNLPKAETLADKAALVERLRRPVLPPIKIVLTGHGKVGMGAKEILDAMKVKQVSIEDYLTKNFATPVYTQIDVLDYNKRIDGQKLDNQDFYHNPQDYTSDFERFTKVSDIFMAGHFYGNGAPVILTRDMLNAPDNKIKIVADISCDVEGPIACTLRASTIAEPLYGYYPSEDKEVDVNHPGAIVVMAVDNLPCELPKDASEGFGEMFLEHVIPAFYNNDKDGILHRAKITENGKLTERFSYLQDYVDGK; encoded by the coding sequence ATGAAAATTGGACTTATTAAGGAACGAAAAAATCCGCCTGACAGACGCGTGGTTTTTTCACCTTCAGAACTCGTTAAACTAAAAGAACTTTACCCGCAGACGGAAATTAAAGTCGAAGCATCCGATATCCGGATCTTTAAAGATGAAGAATACAAAGCCCTGGGCTTTGAAGTAACCGACGACATGAGCGATTGCGATGTCTTATTAGGTGTTAAGGAAGTACCCGTGGATGCCCTGATCCCGGATAAAAAATATTTTTTCTTTTCGCATACCATCAAAAAACAACCCTATAACAAAAAATTACTGGTTGCCTGCCTTGAAAAAAATATCAGACTGATTGATCATGAAACGATCGTTAATGAAACGAACCACCGACTTATCGGTTTTGGGCGTTATGCCGGAATTGTAGGCGCTTATAACGGTTTTAGAGCTTTCGGAATTAAATTTGATCTTTTTAATCTGCCTAAAGCGGAAACACTTGCCGACAAAGCGGCATTGGTTGAACGTTTACGCCGACCTGTTTTGCCTCCGATCAAGATTGTATTGACCGGTCATGGAAAAGTGGGTATGGGTGCTAAAGAGATTCTGGATGCTATGAAAGTCAAGCAGGTTTCTATTGAAGATTATCTGACCAAAAATTTTGCAACTCCGGTATATACGCAGATTGATGTATTGGATTATAACAAAAGAATTGACGGACAAAAACTGGATAATCAGGACTTTTATCACAATCCACAGGACTATACATCCGATTTTGAACGCTTTACAAAAGTATCGGATATCTTTATGGCCGGACATTTCTACGGTAACGGCGCTCCGGTGATTTTAACGCGAGATATGCTGAATGCACCGGACAATAAAATCAAAATTGTAGCTGATATCTCTTGTGACGTAGAAGGGCCGATCGCTTGTACGCTAAGAGCTTCAACAATCGCAGAACCGCTTTACGGATATTATCCGAGTGAGGATAAAGAAGTAGATGTCAACCATCCGGGAGCAATCGTGGTTATGGCTGTTGATAATCTGCCTTGTGAACTTCCTAAAGATGCCAGTGAAGGTTTCGGAGAAATGTTTCTGGAACACGTTATCCCGGCATTCTATAATAACGACAAAGACGGTATCTTACACCGTGCAAAAATAACTGAAAACGGAAAACTGACAGAACGCTTTAGTTATCTTCAGGATTATGTAGACGGTAAGTAA
- a CDS encoding Dyp-type peroxidase: protein MNSQNTLDYPNNNTIFMVWNFNTDRNYTDAFKRLCNLISNLNNSAATRFPNAKASVVLGIGYEAWHLLDLPQPLPKEFVSFQPITGNKHQAVATRGDLHLHIRSDAYSFCIDTASAITDVLTDVAECIDETHGFRYWDSRSILGFVDGTENPQGDERPFFGIIGGEDPDYQGGSYLFVQKYIHDIKAWKALPVNEQEKVIGRSKTDDIEMSDDIKPANSHSALANLGDSLKIVRDNMPFGTMGTNEMGTYFIAYASSFQTVTKMLTNMFIGSPEGNYDRILDFSTPKTGTLFFVPTFDMLDSFSE from the coding sequence ATGAATTCCCAAAATACATTGGATTATCCCAACAACAATACCATTTTTATGGTTTGGAATTTTAACACCGATCGTAATTATACAGACGCTTTTAAACGTCTTTGTAACTTAATCAGTAATCTTAACAATTCTGCTGCTACCCGTTTTCCGAATGCCAAAGCCAGTGTTGTTCTCGGAATCGGTTATGAAGCCTGGCATTTACTCGATTTGCCGCAACCTTTGCCTAAAGAATTTGTCTCTTTCCAACCTATTACCGGAAACAAACATCAGGCAGTTGCTACCAGAGGTGATTTACATTTGCATATTCGTTCGGATGCTTATAGCTTTTGTATTGATACCGCTTCAGCGATTACTGATGTTTTAACCGATGTGGCTGAATGTATTGATGAAACACACGGATTTCGTTATTGGGACAGCCGAAGTATTTTAGGTTTTGTTGACGGCACCGAAAATCCTCAAGGAGACGAACGTCCCTTTTTTGGAATTATCGGTGGTGAAGATCCCGATTATCAAGGCGGAAGCTATCTTTTTGTACAAAAATACATCCATGATATAAAAGCTTGGAAAGCCTTACCGGTAAACGAACAGGAAAAAGTAATCGGTCGTAGTAAAACAGATGATATCGAGATGTCAGATGATATAAAACCCGCTAACTCGCATTCGGCTTTAGCCAATCTAGGTGATAGTCTTAAGATCGTCCGCGATAATATGCCGTTCGGCACAATGGGAACCAATGAAATGGGAACTTATTTTATAGCGTATGCCAGTTCATTTCAGACCGTTACCAAAATGCTTACGAATATGTTTATCGGTTCGCCGGAAGGAAATTACGATCGAATACTGGACTTTAGCACACCAAAAACGGGAACTTTATTTTTTGTCCCGACTTTTGATATGTTGGATAGTTTTAGTGAATAA
- a CDS encoding proline iminopeptidase-family hydrolase, protein MKKTIFLSIFIFAIMLMSCNKTDSKVAENTATYFQNTETGIQTGGVKMIPIETPKGKFNIWTKRIGNNPKIKVLLLNGGPGATHEYFECFESFLPAEGIEFIYYDQLGCGNSSATQDISLWDLPRFVEEVEQVRQALHLDKDNLYVLGHSWGGILAMEYAMKYQQHIKGLIISNMMASAPEYDRYAEEVLSKDMDPTVLKEIRSLEAKGDFNNPRYMELLLPNFYAKHVCRLPIDQWPEPMNRSFSKINQSLYVTMQGPSEFGISGKLEKWDRKNDLKNITVPTLVIGARYDTMDPKHMEAMSKLLPNGQYLFCPNGSHMSMYDDQDIYFKGLIAFLKK, encoded by the coding sequence ATGAAAAAAACAATATTCCTTTCCATTTTTATATTCGCAATTATGCTAATGTCCTGTAATAAAACTGATTCTAAAGTTGCCGAAAATACCGCTACTTATTTTCAAAATACAGAAACCGGTATTCAAACCGGCGGTGTTAAAATGATTCCGATTGAAACACCCAAAGGAAAATTTAACATCTGGACCAAGCGTATCGGTAATAATCCGAAGATAAAAGTCTTATTGCTTAACGGCGGACCGGGAGCTACGCACGAGTATTTCGAATGTTTTGAGAGTTTTTTACCAGCAGAAGGTATCGAATTTATCTACTACGATCAATTGGGATGTGGAAATTCCAGTGCCACTCAGGATATTAGTCTTTGGGATTTACCTCGTTTTGTGGAAGAAGTCGAACAAGTTCGTCAAGCCTTGCATCTTGACAAAGACAATCTATATGTATTGGGCCATTCCTGGGGTGGAATTTTGGCAATGGAATATGCAATGAAATACCAACAACATATAAAAGGTTTGATTATTTCGAATATGATGGCCAGCGCACCGGAATACGATCGTTATGCTGAGGAAGTGTTATCAAAAGATATGGACCCGACGGTTTTAAAAGAAATCCGATCGCTTGAAGCTAAAGGCGATTTTAACAATCCTCGTTATATGGAACTCTTATTGCCTAATTTTTATGCTAAGCATGTTTGCCGTTTACCGATAGATCAATGGCCGGAACCGATGAACCGTTCATTTTCAAAAATCAACCAATCCTTATATGTAACGATGCAAGGTCCGAGTGAATTCGGAATCTCCGGGAAACTCGAAAAATGGGATCGTAAAAACGATTTAAAAAACATCACGGTACCGACGTTGGTAATCGGAGCCCGATATGACACTATGGATCCTAAACATATGGAAGCGATGTCGAAATTATTACCTAACGGTCAGTATCTTTTTTGTCCGAACGGATCGCATATGAGTATGTATGACGATCAGGATATTTACTTTAAAGGTCTGATTGCTTTTTTAAAGAAGTAG
- a CDS encoding metal-dependent hydrolase, whose translation MDSLTQIVLGAAVGEKILGRKIGNRAMLYGAIAGTIPDLDVVVGQFLDPLTAVEIHRGFSHSIVFFILLSPLLGWFIARREKESKVSIMNGAGLVFWALFTHALLDAFTTWGTQLLWPAPYKLAFRSIFVIDPLYTIPFLFCLIKAMRKNRTDYSRTEWNNLGLKISTTYLMLTLLIKGITYYKFQQAVEQSGMEILQLETKPSPFNIILWTATAETKEAYWIGEYSFLDTHPIVFKRYPKNHELLNGFTRDTTIKRLIALSEGQYTVMEKDGKLYFNDLRFGLLRTDGDNPQFAFSYLLIHTEDGFRAAEVPKTRQDGRLLLQQLWKRILGN comes from the coding sequence ATGGATTCACTGACACAGATTGTACTGGGTGCCGCAGTTGGAGAAAAGATTCTCGGCCGCAAAATAGGAAATCGCGCGATGCTTTACGGAGCCATTGCAGGGACAATTCCGGACCTGGATGTTGTAGTTGGTCAATTTTTGGATCCGCTTACTGCCGTTGAGATACATCGTGGATTTAGCCATTCGATCGTATTTTTTATTTTGCTATCGCCTTTGCTCGGTTGGTTCATTGCCCGACGGGAAAAAGAAAGTAAAGTATCAATTATGAATGGTGCCGGTTTGGTATTCTGGGCTTTGTTTACACATGCGTTGCTCGATGCTTTTACAACCTGGGGAACACAATTGTTATGGCCTGCACCGTATAAATTGGCTTTTCGTTCCATTTTTGTAATTGATCCGTTATATACGATTCCTTTTTTATTTTGTTTGATCAAAGCAATGCGAAAGAATCGGACCGATTATAGTCGTACCGAATGGAACAATCTGGGATTAAAAATAAGTACGACTTACCTGATGTTGACTTTATTGATTAAGGGAATAACATACTATAAGTTCCAACAAGCAGTAGAGCAATCGGGGATGGAAATATTGCAACTGGAAACAAAACCGTCACCTTTCAATATCATTTTATGGACTGCCACTGCAGAAACAAAAGAGGCTTATTGGATCGGAGAGTACTCTTTTTTAGATACACATCCGATTGTTTTTAAACGCTATCCGAAAAATCACGAATTACTAAACGGTTTTACCCGTGATACAACTATTAAGCGTCTGATTGCACTTTCTGAAGGACAATATACGGTTATGGAAAAGGACGGAAAACTTTATTTTAATGATTTACGTTTCGGACTATTGAGGACAGATGGGGATAATCCGCAATTTGCGTTTAGTTATCTCTTGATCCATACTGAAGACGGATTTCGTGCTGCTGAAGTTCCGAAAACAAGGCAGGACGGAAGATTGTTATTACAACAGCTTTGGAAAAGAATCTTAGGAAACTAA
- a CDS encoding helix-turn-helix transcriptional regulator: MKKITHHYGIEPDWVTPLALQLEGEVDGNFIRVPDHIHSGIRYFLNCNSGITALYIDVVYNTEIHFRQQNLTNDFLGIYYNLTEGEAVLLADNTANPVGRWDYNLAIVDAALSTDYIVKPGSRTYVLCIFIKKELIKEYMRDNPSLQAHVDSIMDAETNTVIRFTRMPHESFHLLNDLRTQTIGTTSFDYYLQGTIQSLLADYIEKMTIDDIVIGKVGERDLNGIVKSQSYLVNHLEETFPGIDFLAAMACMSPAKYKSLFKKITGIPPNTFFLNNKLVKARLLLQQNELPVDEIARKLHFTNSSYFILKFRNFFGLSPKAFIKQLY; encoded by the coding sequence GTGAAAAAAATTACACATCATTACGGAATTGAACCGGATTGGGTAACACCGCTGGCTTTACAATTGGAAGGGGAGGTCGATGGTAATTTTATCAGGGTACCGGATCATATTCATTCCGGAATCCGTTACTTTTTAAATTGCAATTCGGGAATTACAGCGTTGTACATCGATGTGGTTTACAATACCGAAATCCATTTCAGACAGCAAAATCTTACGAATGATTTTTTAGGTATTTATTACAATCTGACAGAAGGTGAAGCCGTTTTGCTAGCCGATAATACCGCAAATCCCGTTGGAAGATGGGATTATAATCTGGCTATTGTCGACGCAGCGTTAAGTACCGATTATATTGTAAAACCCGGAAGCCGGACTTATGTGCTTTGTATCTTTATTAAAAAGGAACTTATAAAAGAGTATATGCGCGATAATCCTTCGCTTCAGGCTCATGTGGATAGTATTATGGATGCTGAAACCAATACGGTTATCCGCTTTACCCGTATGCCGCACGAAAGTTTTCATCTTCTAAATGATCTTAGAACGCAAACAATAGGAACCACCTCTTTTGATTATTATCTCCAGGGAACGATTCAGAGTTTATTGGCCGATTATATTGAAAAAATGACAATAGATGATATTGTGATCGGGAAGGTAGGGGAAAGAGATCTTAACGGTATCGTAAAATCACAATCGTATTTGGTTAATCATCTCGAAGAAACATTTCCCGGAATTGATTTTCTGGCTGCGATGGCCTGTATGTCTCCGGCAAAGTATAAAAGTCTTTTTAAAAAGATAACAGGAATACCACCGAATACGTTCTTTTTGAATAATAAACTAGTAAAGGCACGATTATTATTGCAACAAAATGAACTACCAGTAGATGAAATTGCCCGAAAATTACATTTTACAAACAGTTCTTATTTTATATTGAAATTCCGAAACTTTTTTGGACTGTCGCCGAAAGCATTTATTAAACAGCTTTATTGA
- a CDS encoding helix-turn-helix domain-containing protein, giving the protein MKEITHIYSLKPHWQHTITAAIGAALIADKWLVQPTSLGTGGSYFLEVAPGISVIVLDLVFNQPVRINRKGTDEEFYIIHYDFSDEMNVIRVEGQQQKLAYKTGIGLGVMDNSTDSIFEPVVNERVFAIRLIVAKKLLDFVLPVTGKSKKKAVYFYDTIDSKSQIIMHRIKNKAFTDPAYDLYLRGVAFKLLAKFMDRYSNTKKTRLVSGKEATALDLTKEYLLKHLYDDFPGVEVVSEMAGMSVSKYKLLFKSMYQDSPKKFFIRKKMLLAEQLLLSGEYQSVHQIARELGYDRADYFSKQYRAFREKNPDDDFCSLSGFT; this is encoded by the coding sequence ATGAAAGAAATCACACATATTTATTCGCTTAAACCGCATTGGCAGCATACGATTACAGCGGCTATCGGTGCAGCATTAATAGCGGATAAATGGTTGGTGCAACCGACAAGTCTCGGAACGGGGGGAAGCTATTTTCTGGAAGTTGCACCGGGTATCTCGGTAATTGTATTGGATCTTGTTTTTAATCAGCCGGTACGAATTAACCGCAAAGGAACAGATGAAGAATTTTATATTATTCATTATGATTTTAGTGATGAAATGAATGTAATACGGGTTGAAGGTCAGCAACAAAAGTTAGCATATAAAACCGGAATCGGATTAGGAGTAATGGACAATAGTACAGATAGTATTTTTGAACCTGTAGTAAACGAACGTGTTTTTGCAATTCGTCTGATTGTAGCAAAGAAGTTGCTCGATTTTGTATTACCGGTAACCGGAAAATCGAAAAAGAAAGCAGTATACTTTTATGATACGATCGATAGTAAAAGTCAGATTATTATGCATCGGATCAAAAATAAAGCCTTTACAGATCCGGCTTATGATTTATATCTCAGAGGAGTAGCATTTAAATTGTTAGCTAAGTTTATGGACCGTTATTCCAACACAAAGAAAACCCGGCTTGTATCGGGTAAAGAGGCGACGGCGCTTGATCTTACAAAAGAGTATTTGTTAAAGCATTTGTATGATGATTTTCCGGGAGTTGAGGTAGTATCTGAAATGGCGGGAATGTCGGTTTCAAAATATAAGCTTTTATTTAAAAGTATGTATCAGGATTCACCTAAGAAGTTCTTTATCCGTAAAAAAATGCTATTGGCGGAACAACTCCTGTTAAGCGGTGAATACCAATCGGTACATCAAATTGCCCGGGAACTGGGATATGACCGGGCGGATTATTTTTCAAAGCAATACAGAGCATTTAGAGAGAAGAACCCGGATGATGATTTTTGTAGTTTATCTGGTTTTACTTAA
- the yaaA gene encoding peroxide stress protein YaaA, with the protein MKIVISPAKSLDFESQLPTTLYTDSSFLKEANTVHRVLKKKKPKQLSELMDISEKLADLNWQRNQEWATPFTPENARPAVYAFNGDVYTGLDAYTLPVEKLAVLEEKLRILSGLYGLLKPLDLIQPYRLEMGTKLPIGKSKDLYEYWKPKITKALNGELKKDELFINLASNEYFSAVDKKALKVPVITPEFKDYKDGKLKMISFFAKKARGMMVRYIIDTDAQTIEDLKGFNYEGYQYDANLSKGNTLVFTR; encoded by the coding sequence ATGAAAATAGTAATATCTCCTGCGAAATCACTTGATTTTGAAAGTCAGTTGCCAACCACTTTGTACACGGATTCTTCCTTTTTAAAGGAAGCCAATACGGTTCATCGGGTATTGAAAAAGAAGAAACCCAAACAACTTTCAGAGTTAATGGATATATCGGAAAAATTAGCTGATTTGAACTGGCAACGAAATCAAGAGTGGGCGACACCGTTTACGCCGGAAAATGCCCGTCCTGCGGTTTATGCTTTTAACGGAGATGTATATACCGGATTAGATGCCTATACATTACCTGTAGAAAAATTAGCGGTATTGGAAGAGAAATTGCGAATTCTTTCCGGTTTATACGGGCTTTTAAAACCTTTGGATCTGATACAACCGTACCGTCTGGAAATGGGAACAAAATTACCGATAGGGAAGAGTAAAGATTTATATGAATATTGGAAACCGAAAATTACCAAAGCATTAAACGGCGAACTAAAAAAAGACGAATTGTTTATTAATCTGGCCAGTAATGAATATTTCTCTGCCGTTGATAAAAAAGCGTTAAAGGTTCCTGTAATTACACCGGAATTTAAAGATTACAAAGACGGTAAATTAAAAATGATCAGTTTTTTTGCTAAAAAAGCAAGAGGGATGATGGTGCGTTATATTATTGATACCGATGCCCAAACAATAGAAGATTTAAAAGGGTTTAATTACGAAGGATATCAGTATGATGCAAACCTAAGTAAAGGCAACACATTGGTGTTTACGCGTTAA
- a CDS encoding META domain-containing protein, whose product MKKIALIFAVTLMGVLAGCNCTKKTVAYDAMIGTGWELEYITGVRIAFEGLYPNQKPQLTFTKTGEANGNSSCNPFSTKYTTKEPNSITIEAPKAMTMRFCEGEGEKRFLEMMQKVNKYDVTPDGKLVLLMDDIVAMRFKKKN is encoded by the coding sequence ATGAAAAAAATAGCCTTGATTTTTGCAGTAACTCTCATGGGAGTGTTGGCAGGTTGTAACTGTACTAAAAAAACAGTAGCCTATGATGCCATGATCGGAACCGGTTGGGAACTGGAGTATATCACCGGAGTCAGAATTGCTTTTGAAGGACTTTATCCGAACCAGAAACCACAGCTAACCTTTACTAAAACCGGGGAAGCTAACGGGAATAGTAGTTGTAATCCGTTTTCAACAAAGTATACAACGAAAGAACCGAATAGTATTACGATAGAAGCGCCGAAAGCGATGACAATGCGTTTCTGTGAAGGTGAAGGTGAAAAACGCTTTTTGGAGATGATGCAAAAAGTGAATAAATATGATGTAACACCCGACGGAAAACTGGTATTACTAATGGATGACATCGTAGCAATGCGATTTAAAAAGAAAAACTAA
- a CDS encoding MDR family MFS transporter, with protein sequence METTGEDNLVEYGFRRVIITITAVLCALLEIVDTTIVNVALNDMRGSLGATLTDVAWVITAYAIANVIVIPMTSWLSQQFGRRNYFAASIIIFTVSSFLCGNATNIWELVAFRFIQGMGGGALLVTAQTIITESYPVAKRGMAQAIYGMGVIVGPTLGPPLGGYLVDNFSWPYIFYINIPLGIIATILTLSFVKSPKYGEKLKANQVDWWGIILLASFIGSLQFVLEHGQQDDWFADPLIVTLSVVSVFGLILFIWRQLTYKYPIVNLRVLQDRNLRVGTIMCFILGFGLYGSTFIIPIYTQSILGWTATDAGLLLIPSSIMTGFMMPIIGRLIQKGVPQSYMVATGFLLFFIFTFWMHNVITPDTGTEHMFWPLILRGVGLGLLFVPITTLALSTLKGKNIGEGAAFTGMMRQLGGSFGIAIITTFIARFTQGHRVDLIANLDGSKFEVQQRIQQMQMAFISKGFSSSEALDKAHKAIEMSVMKQSTVLSYMDVFMYLGILFLICVPFVLLIKKGSGGKVDMSNVH encoded by the coding sequence ATGGAAACAACCGGAGAAGATAATTTAGTAGAATATGGCTTTCGAAGAGTCATTATCACAATCACGGCGGTACTTTGTGCCTTGCTTGAGATTGTTGATACTACTATCGTAAACGTAGCCCTAAACGACATGAGAGGTAGTTTAGGGGCTACTCTTACCGATGTTGCCTGGGTGATCACGGCTTATGCGATTGCCAATGTAATCGTAATTCCGATGACCAGCTGGTTATCGCAACAATTCGGACGAAGAAACTACTTTGCCGCTTCCATTATTATCTTTACCGTTTCCTCTTTTCTTTGCGGTAACGCAACCAATATATGGGAATTGGTAGCTTTCCGTTTTATTCAGGGTATGGGTGGTGGTGCCCTTCTGGTTACCGCTCAAACGATTATTACGGAGAGTTATCCCGTTGCTAAACGAGGAATGGCACAGGCAATTTATGGAATGGGAGTTATTGTAGGACCAACTTTAGGACCGCCGTTAGGAGGTTATCTGGTTGATAATTTTTCATGGCCGTATATTTTCTATATCAATATTCCATTAGGAATTATTGCTACGATTTTGACGCTTTCTTTTGTAAAAAGTCCAAAATATGGTGAAAAATTAAAAGCGAATCAGGTTGACTGGTGGGGAATTATATTATTAGCTTCCTTTATCGGTTCTTTACAATTCGTACTGGAACACGGGCAACAGGATGACTGGTTTGCAGACCCGCTGATTGTTACCTTAAGTGTGGTTTCGGTTTTCGGATTAATACTGTTTATCTGGCGCCAATTAACTTATAAATATCCTATTGTAAATCTTAGAGTATTACAGGATCGGAATTTGCGTGTCGGAACCATTATGTGTTTTATTTTAGGTTTCGGATTATACGGTTCAACGTTTATTATCCCGATCTATACACAATCTATTTTAGGATGGACGGCTACTGATGCCGGTTTATTATTAATTCCGAGTTCGATTATGACCGGGTTTATGATGCCGATTATCGGTCGACTAATACAGAAAGGGGTTCCGCAATCCTATATGGTGGCTACCGGATTCCTGCTATTCTTTATTTTTACGTTCTGGATGCATAATGTAATTACACCGGATACCGGAACGGAACATATGTTCTGGCCGTTAATCTTAAGAGGTGTCGGATTAGGTTTATTATTCGTACCGATTACGACTTTAGCCTTATCAACCTTAAAAGGTAAAAATATTGGTGAAGGTGCTGCTTTTACCGGAATGATGCGTCAATTAGGAGGTTCATTCGGTATTGCGATCATTACAACTTTTATTGCTCGTTTTACACAAGGACACCGTGTAGATCTGATCGCTAATTTAGACGGTTCTAAATTTGAGGTACAACAACGAATCCAACAGATGCAAATGGCCTTTATTTCGAAAGGTTTTAGTAGCAGTGAAGCCTTGGATAAAGCGCATAAAGCAATTGAAATGTCGGTTATGAAGCAAAGTACTGTTCTATCATATATGGATGTTTTTATGTATCTGGGTATTCTGTTTCTGATCTGTGTACCGTTTGTGTTATTGATCAAAAAAGGCTCCGGCGGTAAAGTAGACATGTCAAATGTTCACTAA
- a CDS encoding HlyD family secretion protein: protein MEKKPSNKKFIIVLGTLVILGSAYGIFKYMHAQAHEETDDAQIEKNMNPIIPRVSGYVAKVYVKDNDFVKKGDTLFVIDNKDYMVRVEEAKAALASAESSFEVSKADVSASAANISISDATIQSNVGNIDAAKIRLGRAKNDFERYENLYKNHSITKQQYEQALAAKQEAEKQVEVLQQQRNASAHQREAVVSKTNVANKQTSVAAANIKKAQASLEAAELNLGYTVITAAVDGQVSNIDIQPGQMVQPGQALFYIINNQETWVVANFKETQLNKMREGQKVIIVVDAYPDTEFEGEVNSFSPATGARFSILPPDNATGNFVKTIQRLPVKIKLTPNNDPEKIKLLRPGMNVEVDVHVK from the coding sequence ATGGAAAAGAAACCATCAAATAAAAAATTCATCATTGTTCTGGGAACCCTGGTTATTTTAGGTTCGGCTTACGGGATATTCAAATATATGCATGCTCAGGCCCACGAGGAAACAGATGATGCTCAGATAGAGAAAAACATGAATCCTATTATACCACGTGTATCGGGATATGTTGCTAAAGTATATGTAAAAGATAACGACTTCGTTAAAAAAGGTGATACCTTATTTGTTATCGACAACAAAGATTATATGGTTCGAGTTGAAGAGGCGAAAGCGGCTTTAGCCAGTGCCGAAAGCTCATTTGAAGTAAGCAAAGCCGATGTTAGTGCTTCGGCTGCGAATATTTCCATTTCAGATGCGACAATCCAGTCGAACGTAGGGAATATTGATGCTGCTAAAATCCGTTTGGGTCGTGCTAAAAACGATTTCGAACGTTATGAAAATCTGTATAAAAATCATTCGATTACCAAACAACAATATGAGCAGGCTTTAGCCGCTAAACAAGAAGCTGAAAAGCAGGTTGAAGTGTTACAACAACAACGTAATGCAAGTGCTCATCAACGTGAGGCTGTTGTTTCTAAAACCAATGTGGCCAACAAACAGACTTCTGTAGCTGCTGCCAACATTAAAAAAGCACAGGCCTCATTAGAAGCTGCTGAATTAAACTTAGGCTATACAGTAATTACCGCTGCCGTAGACGGTCAGGTATCCAATATTGATATCCAACCAGGCCAGATGGTACAACCGGGTCAGGCTTTATTCTATATCATCAATAATCAGGAAACCTGGGTTGTTGCTAACTTTAAAGAAACGCAATTAAACAAAATGCGTGAAGGACAAAAAGTGATCATCGTGGTTGATGCGTATCCGGATACTGAATTTGAAGGAGAAGTGAATTCATTCTCTCCGGCTACAGGAGCCCGTTTTTCAATTTTGCCTCCGGACAATGCTACCGGTAACTTCGTAAAAACGATTCAACGTTTACCTGTAAAAATTAAATTAACACCGAATAACGATCCTGAAAAAATAAAACTATTACGTCCGGGAATGAACGTAGAAGTAGATGTACACGTAAAATAA